One genomic segment of Erythrolamprus reginae isolate rEryReg1 chromosome 2, rEryReg1.hap1, whole genome shotgun sequence includes these proteins:
- the LOC139159364 gene encoding vomeronasal type-2 receptor 26-like, whose product MMVKCPLNVQKEEIHHFNYYKSGDFLIDAIISTTSTVFQPYIFFKPPINRFQSIQSMSFWHVLPFFFATYEINQNPKLLPNITLGYSIYENFFNARITYEVMIDLLSTGQENVPNYSCGNQNNLLPLLEGTDSGLFGQISTMLSIYKIPQINYGIISHFPQQKHNFPFFYRVTPKQEASHLAIIKLLLHLRWTWIGLTALDNESGEKFRRTFIPAAITKGVCVAFSESLPMIIKEGNNKKIQQYFSDAKLHPFLRNFQAYNLSVDDVNLDEAGIPVADFDIMDWAVFPNKSSAGVKIGTIEKEEGSSEIKFSIDESFIIWPTSFNQKAPFSRCTKSCLPGYTKLTREGEPVCCYYCSPCTEGTISMQEDAAHCEKCPYKQHSNNKRDQCVPKIITFLSYKEMLGLMLAITALFFSLITALVLEIFIKYRETPIVKANNRDLTYILLVSLLLSFLTSLLFIGQPHKVTCLLQQITFSVVFSVAVSSLLAKTIMVVVAFLATKPESRMRKWLGKSLANSIVLSCSGVQVGICLTWLGISPPFPHWDLHSQPREILLQCNEGSVIMFYTALGYMGFLAAICFFVAFLARKLPGTFNEAKWITFSMLVFCSVWISFVPTYLSTKGKYMVAVQIFSILSSSVGLLGCIFLPKCYIIIMRPDMNTKGHLIMKNNEGS is encoded by the exons ATGATGGTCAAGTGTCCATTGAATGTGCAGAAAGAGGAAATACATCATTTCAATTACTACAAGTCAGGAGATTTCCTGATTGATGCAATCATATCTACAACTAGCACTGTATTTCAACCATACATTTTCTTTAAACCTCCAATCAACAGATTTCAAAG TATACAGAGTATGAGCTTCTGGCACGTCCTGCCCTTCTTCTTTGCCACTTATGAGATCAACCAGAACCCAAAGCTCTTACCAAACATCACCCTGGGCTACAGCATCTATGAGAACTTTTTCAATGCAAGGATAACATATGAGGTCATGATAGATTTGCTTTCTACGGGGCAGGAGAATGTCCCAAACTATAGTTGTGGGAATCAAAATAATCTGTTGCCTCTGCTTGAAGGGACTGATTCTGGTCTCTTTGGTCAAATTTCCACCATGCTGAGCATCTACAAAATCCCACAG ATCAATTATGGGATCATCAGCCACTTTCCACAGCAGAAACATAATTTCCCTTTTTTCTACCGAGTGACTCCAAAACAAGAAGCTTCTCACTTGGCAATTATCAAACTGCTCCTGCATTTACGATGGACGTGGATCGGCCTCACTGCACTGGACAATGAAAGTGGTGAAAAGTTCAGAAGAACTTTTATCCCAGCAGCCATAACAAAAGGGGTCTGTGTTGCCTTCTCAGAAAGTTTACCCATGATTATTAAAGAGGGAAATAACAAGAAAATCCAACAATATTTTAGCGACGCTAAA CTCCATCCTTTTCTTAGAAACTTCCAGGCTTACAATCTTTCTGTGGATGATGTTAATTTGGATGAGGCTGGTATTCCTGTTGCTGACTTTGATATCATGGACTGGGCAGTGTTTCCTAACAAGTCTTCGGCTGGGGTGAAAATAGGGACTATTGAAAAAGAAGAAGGGTCTTCAGAGATCAAGTTCTCTATTGATGAGAGTTTCATCATATGGCCAACTTCTTTTAACCAG AAGGCCCCTTTTTCTAGGTGTACAAAAAGTTGCCTCCCAGGATACACCAAGCTCACAAGAGAAGGTGAACCGGTGTGCTGCTACTACTGTTCTCCATGCACGGAAGGAACAATCTCTATGCAGGAAG ATGCAGCACATTGTGAAAAGTGTCCATATAAACAGCATTCGAACAATAAGCGAGATCAGTGTGTCCCCAAAATCATAACTTTCCTGTCCTACAAAGAAATGTTAGGTCTTATGCTGGCTATCACAGCCTTATTTTTCTCTCTGATCACTGCCTTAGTTCTGGAAATCttcattaaataccgagaaacccccatagtcaaagccaacaaccgggatctCACCTACATTCTCCTGGTTTCTCTCCTGCTTTCCTTTTTGACCTCCCTTCTATTCATTGGTCAGCCCCATAAAGTGACTTGCCTTCTTCAACAAATCACCTTCAGTGTGGTTTTCTCAGTTGCTGTCTCTTCCTTGCTGGCCAAGACAATCATGGTGGTGGTGGCATTTTTGGCCACAAAACCAGAGAGCAGGATGAGGAAATGGTTGGGGAAAAGTCTGGCCAACTCCATTGTCTTGTCCTGTTCTGGAGTTCAGGTTGGCATCTGCCTTACATGGTTGGGAATCTCTCCCCCATTTCCACATTGGGACTTACATTCTCAACCAAGAGAGATCCTCCTGCAATGTAATGAAGGTTCAGTCATCATGTTCTACACTGCTCTTGGCTACATGGGCTTTTTGGCTGCCATATGCTTCTTTGTGGCTTTCCTGGCCCGCAAGCTTCCAGGgactttcaatgaagccaagtggATCACTTTCAGCATGCTGGTTTTCTGCAGTGTTTGGATTTCCTTTGTCCCCACCTacttgagcaccaaagggaaatatatggtggctgtgcagatattttccattctgtcctccagcGTTGGTTTACTGGGatgtatttttctccccaaatgtTACATCATAATTATGAGACCTGACATGAACACTAAGGGACATCTAATAATGAAAAACAATGAGGGATCTtga